A stretch of Mus musculus strain C57BL/6J chromosome 19, GRCm38.p6 C57BL/6J DNA encodes these proteins:
- the Pcnx3 gene encoding pecanex-like protein 3 isoform X9, producing the protein MGSQVLQILRQGVWASLTGGWFFDPHQSTFSNCFHLYVWIFLLIFPFLLYMVLPPSLMVAGVYCLVVAVIFATIKTVNYRLHAMFDQGEIVEKRNSTMGEQEEEAAQGESSLPRDPGVEMTVFRKVSSTPPVRCSSQHSVFGFNQVSELLPRMEDSGPLRDIKELVREQGSNNVIVTSADREMLKLSSQEKLIGDLPQTPPGVVPDPSLPSTDSSERSPMAGDGVPWGGSGVADTPMSPLLKGSLSQELSKSFLTLTRPDRALVRTSSRREQCRGTGGYQPLDRRGSGDPMPQKAGSSDSCFSGTDRETLSSFKSEKTNSTHLDSPPGGHAPEGSDTDPPSEAELPASPDAGVPSDDTLRSFDTVIGAGTPPGQTEPLLVVRPKDLALLRPSKRRPPMRGHSPPGRTPRRPLLEGSGFFEDEDTSEGSELSPASSLRSQRRYSTDSSSSTSCYSPESSQGAAGGPRKRRAPHGAEEGTAVPPKRPYGTQRTPSTASAKTHARVLSMDGAGGDVLRAPLAGSKAELEAQPGMELAAGEPAVLPPEARRGPAANQPGWRGELQEEGAVGGAPEETGQRECTSNVRRAQAIRRRHNAGSNPTPPASVMGSPPSSLQEAQRGRAASHSRALTLPSALHFASSLLLTRAGPNVHEASNFDDTSEGAVHYFYDESGVRRSYTFGLAGGGYENPVSQPGEQAANGAWDRHSHSSSFHSADVPEATGGLNLLQPRPVVLQGMQEQTLMEEAPPRAQHSYKYWFLPGRWTSVRYERLALLALLDRTRGVMENIFGVGLSSLVAFLGYLLLLKGFFTDIWVFQFCLVIASCQYSLLKSVQPDAASPMHGHNWVIAYSRPVYFCICCLLIWLLDALGTAQPFPPVSLYGLTLFSASFFFCARDVATVFTLCFPFVFLLGLLPQVNTCLMYLLEQIDMHGFGGTAATSPLTAVFSLTRSLLAAALLYGFCLGAIKTPWPEQHVPVLFSVFCGLLVAMSYHLSRQSSDPTVLWSLVRSKLFPELEERSLETARVEPPDPLPEKMRQSVREVLHSDLVMCVVIAVLTFAVSASTVFIALKSVLGFVLYALAGAVGFFTHYLLPQLRKQLPWFCLSQPVLKPLEYSQYEVRGAAQVMWFEKLYAGLQCAEKYLIYPAVVLNALTVDAHTVVSHPDKFCLYCRALLMTVAGLKLLRSAFCCPPQQYLTLAFTVLLFHFDYPRLSQGFLLDYFLMSLLCSKLWDLLYKLRFVLTYIAPWQITWGSAFHAFAQPFAVPHSAMLFLQALLSGLFSTPLNPLLGSAVFIMSYARPLKFWERDYNTKRVDHSNTRLVTQLDRNPGADDNNLNSIFYEHLTRSLQHTLCGDLVLGRWGNYGPGDCFVLASDYLNALVHLIEVGNGLITFQLRGLEFRGTYCQQREVEAITEGVEEDEGCCCCEPGHLPRVLSFNAAFGQRWLAWEVTASKYVLEGYSISDNNAASMLQVFDLRKILVTYYVKSIIYYVSRSPKLETWLNHEGIAAALRPVRALGYADSDPTFSLSVDEDYDLRLSGLSLPSFCAVHLEWIQYCASRRSQPVDQDWNSPLVTLCFGLCVLGRRALGTASHSMSASLEPFLYGLHALFKGDFRITSPRDEWVFADMDLLHRVVAPGVRMALKLHQDHFTSPDEYEEPAALYDAIAANEERLVISHEGDPAWRSAILSNTPSLLALRHVMDDASDEYKIIMLNRRHLSFRVIKVNRECVRGLWAGQQQELVFLRNRNPERGSIQNAKQALRNMINSSCDQPLGYPIYVSPLTTSLAGSHPQLRALWGGPVSLGAIARWLLRSWERLHKGCGAGCNSGGNVDDSDCGGGGGLTSLSNHPPLAHPTPENAAGSSEQPLPPGPSWGPRPSLSGSGDGRPPPLLQWPPPRLPGPPPASPAPTEGPRPSRPSGPALLNSEGPSGKWSLGGRKGLGGPDGEPASGSPKGGTPKSQAPLDLSLSPDVSSEASPARTTQDLPCLDSSIPEGCTPSGAPGDWPVPAEERESPAAQPLLEHQY; encoded by the exons ATGGGGTCTCAGGTGTTGCAGATCCTGCGCCAGGGGGTGTGGGCCTCGCTCACTGGGGGATGGTTCTTCGATCCGCATCAGAGCACCTTCTCCAACTGCTTCCATCTCTATGTCTGGATCTTCTTGCTCATCTTTCCCTTCTTGCTGTACATG GTCCTGCCCCCCAGCCTGATGGTGGCTGGAGTGTACTGCCTGGTGGTAGCTGTCATCTTTGCTACCATCAAGACTGTGAACTATCGCCTGCATGCCATGTTCGACCAGGGCGAGATTGTGGAGAAACGCAACTCTACCATGGGGGAGCAGGAAGAAGAGGCTGCCCAGGGGGAGAGCAGTCTCCCAAG GGACCCTGGTGTGGAGATGACGGTGTTCCGGAAGGTGAGCTCCACGCCCCCTGTACGCTGCAGTTCCCAGCATTCTGTGTTTGGCTTCAACCAGGTTTCG GAGTTGCTGCCCCGGATGGAGGATTCTGGGCCCCTCAGAG ACATCAAGGAGCTGGTACGGGAACAGGGCAGCAACAACGTGATCGTGACCTCTGCCGATCGAGAAATGCTGAAGCTCAGCTCCCAAGAGAAACTGA TTGGAGACCTTCCCCAGACACCTCCAGGGGTTGTTCCAGACCCCTCTCTCCCCAGTACGGATTCTTCCGAGCGTTCTCCCATGGCTGGAGATGGTGTCCCCTGGGGTGGGAGCGGTGTGGCTGACACTCCCATGAGCCCTTTACTGAAAGGGAGCCTCAGCCAGGAGCTAAGCAAGAGCTTTCTGACCCTGACCCGGCCTGACCGGGCCCTAGTGAGGACCAGTAGTCGGCGGGAACAATGTCGGGGAACTGGAGGCTACCAGCCCCTGGACCGGAGGGGCTCAGGTGACCCCATGCCCCAGAAAGCTGGCTCTTCGGATTCCTGCTTCAGTGGCACTGACAGGGAGACTCTGAGCAGCTTCAAGAGTGAGAAGACTAACTCTACACACCTCGACAGTCCCCCTGGTGGGCATGCTCCCGAGGGCAGCGACACAGACCCTCCTTCTGAGGCTGAGCTGCCTGCCTCCCCAGATGCTGGGGTCCCCTCAGATGACACACTTCGTTCCTTTGACACAGTCATTGGAGCAGGGACACCACCGGGCCAAACGGAGCCGCTCCTGGTTGTGCGGCCCAAGGACTTGGCCCTGCTTCGGCCTAGCAAGCGGCGGCCCCCCATGCGAGGACATTCCCCACCTGGTCGTACCCCAAGACGGCCCTTGCTTGAGGGCTCAGGCTTCTTTGAAGATGAAGATACCAGTGAAGGTAGTGAGCTGAGTCCAGCATCCAGTCTCCGGTCTCAGCGCCGCTATAGCACTGATAGCTCCTCGTCTACTTCTTGCTACTCCCCCGAGAGCTCCCAGGGTGCAGCAGGGGGTCCTCGGAAGCGGCGGGCCCCTCATGGGGCCGAAGAAGGAACTGCTGTGCCCCCTAAGCGACCCTATGGGACCCAGCGGACGCCCAGTACTGCCAGTGCCAAAACTCATGCCCGTGTGTTGAGCATGGATGGGGCAGGGGGTGATGTCTTACGGGCACCCCTGGCGGGCTCCAAGGCTGAGCTGGAGGCCCAGCCAGGAATGGAGCTGGCTGCTGGTGAGCCTGCTGTGTTGCCTCCTGAAGCCCGGAGGGGACCCGCTGCCAACCAGCCTGGCTGGCGGGGGGAGCTGCAGGAGGAAGGTGCTGTAGGGGGAG CACCTGAGGAAACAGGTCAGCGGGAATGCACAAGCAATGTGAGGAGAGCTCAAGCTATCCGGAGACGACACAATGCAGGCAGCAACCCTACGCCTCCAGCCTCTGTCATGGGCTCACCACCTAG CAGCCTGCAGGAGGCTCAGCGGGGCCGGGCTGCTTCCCACTCCAGGGCACTGACTCTGCCCTCCGCTCTGCACTTTGCCTCTTCCCTGTTGCTCACCCGAGCTGGCCCCAACGTCCATGAAGCCAGCAATTTTGATGACACCTCTGAGGGTGCTGTGCACTATTTCTACGACGAGAGTG GTGTACGACGGTCGTATACCTTTGGCCTAGCTGGAGGTGGCTACGAGAACCCTGTGAGTCAGCCAGGCGAGCAGGCAGCCAATGGAGCCTG GGACCGTCACTCACATTCCTCCAGCTTCCACTCAGCTGATGTGCCTGAAGCCACGGGAGGCTTGAACCTGTTGCAGCCAAGGCCAGTAGTTCTTCAGGGTATGCAG GAGCAGACACTGATGGAGGAGGCACCACCCCGGGCCCAGCACAGCTACAAGTACTGGTTTCTTCCTGGCCGTTGGACCTCTGTGCGCTACGAACGGCTGGCCCTGCTAGCTCTGTTGGACCG GACACGTGGGGTAATGGAGAACATTTTCGGTGTTGGATTGAGCAGCCTGGTTGCCTTCCTGGGATACCTGTTGCTGCTCAAGGGCTTCTTCACTGACATCTGGGTCTTCCAGTTCTGTCTGGTCATCGCCTCCTGTCAGTACTCCCTGCTCAAG AGCGTGCAGCCTGATGCAGCATCCCCAATGCAC GGCCACAACTGGGTGATTGCATACAGCCGGCCTGTCTACTTCTGTATCTGCTGTCTACTCATCTGGCTGCTGGATGCCCTGGGGACCGCTCAGCCCTTCCCACCTGTCTCTCTGTACGGCCTCACactcttctctgcctctttcttcttttgtgccCGAGATGTGGCCACTG TGTTCACCTTATGCTTTCCGTTCGTCTTCCTCCTGGGCCTCCTGCCCCAGGTCAACACCTGCCTCATGTACCTCCTGGAGCAGATAGACATGCATGGCTTTGGAGGCACAG CTGCCACCAGCCCACTCACTGCGGTCTTCAGCCTCACGCGAAGCCTGCTGGCTGCTGCCCTGCTTTATGGCTTCTGCCTTGGGGCCATCAAG ACACCTTGGCCAGAGCAGCACGTCCCTGTCCTCTTCTCAGTCTTCTGTGGCCTCCTGGTGGCAATGTCCTACCATCTGAGCCGGCAGAGCAGCGACCCCACCGTTCTCTG GTCTCTAGTCCGGAGTAAACTCTTCCCTGAGCTAGAGGAGCGGAGCCTAGAGACAGCCCGGGTCGAACCCCCAGACCCACTGCCAGAGAAGATGCGTCAGTCAGTG CGGGAAGTCTTGCACTCCGACCTGGTGATGTGTGTGGTGATCGCCGTGCTCACCTTTGCCGTCAGTGCCAGCACCGTCTTCATTGCCCTGAAG TCAGTTCTGGGCTTCGTGTTATATGCGCTGGCAGGAGCCGTGGGCTTCTTCACGCATTACCTGCTGCCACAGCTGCGCAAACAGCTCCCCTGGTTCTGCCTCTCACAGCCTGTGCTGAAGCCACTGGAGTATAGCCAGTATGAAGTGCGAG GCGCTGCCCAGGTGATGTGGTTTGAGAAGCTCTACGCTGGCCTGCAGTGTGCTGAGAAGTACCTCATCTACCCTGCCGTGGTCCTCAACGCTCTCACAGTGGACGCCCACACAGTCGTCAGCCACCCAGACAAATTCTGCCTCTA CTGCCGGGCCTTGCTGATGACTGTGGCGGGGCTGAAGCTGCTGCGCTCGGCCTTCTGTTGCCCACCCCAGCAGTACCTGACCTTGGCCTTCACTGTCCTCCTCTTCCACTTCGACTACCCGAGGCTCTCACAGGGCTTCCTGCTTGACTACTTCCTCATGTCTCTGCTCTGCAGCAAG CTTTGGGACCTGCTGTACAAGCTGCGTTTTGTACTGACCTACATTGCACCATGGCAGATCACCTGGGGCTCAGCCTTCCATGCCTTTGCCCAGCCCTTCGCTGTACCAC ACTCAGCTATGCTGTTCCTTCAGGCCCTGCTCTCAGGGCTCTTTTCTACCCCACTCAACCCCCTGCTGGGCAGCGCAGTCTTCATCATGTCCTACGCAAGGCCCCTCAAGTTCTGGGAGAGGGACTACAA CACTAAACGTGTGGACCATTCTAACACTCGCCTAGTGACACAGCTGGACCGGAACCCAG GCGCTGATGACAACAACCTCAACTCCATCTTCTATGAGCACTTGACACGCTCGCTGCAGCACACGCTGTGTGGGGATCTGGTGCTGGGCCGCTGGGGCAATTATGGCCCTGGAGACTGCTTTGTCCTGGCCTCTGACTACCTCAACGCGCTAGTGCACCTCATTGAGGTTGGCAATGGCCTCATCACCTTCCAGCTTCGTGGCCTTGAGTTCCGGG GCACATACTGCCAGCAGCGTGAGGTGGAGGCCATCACGGAAGGTGTGGAGGAAGACGAGGGCTGCTGTTGCTGTGAGCCTGGTCACCTGCCCCGGGTCCTGTCCTTCAATGCTGCCTTTGGGCAGCGCTGGCTGGCCTGGGAGGTGACAGCCAGCAAGTACGTGCTGGAAGGCTACAGCATCAGTGACAACAACGCAGCCTCCATGCTGCAGGTGTTTGACCTCCGCAAGATCCTCGTCACTTACTATGTCAAG AGCATCATCTACTATGTGAGCCGCTCTCCAAAGCTAGAGACCTGGCTGAACCATGAGGGCATCGCCGCTGCCCTCCGGCCTGTGCGAGCCCTTGGTTACGCAGACTCGGACCCCACCTTCTCACTGAGTGTTGACGAGGACTACGACCTCCGGTTGTCTGGCCTCTCCCTGCCATCCTTCTGCGCTGTCCACCTCGAGTGGATCCAGTACTGTGCCTCTCGGCGCAGCCAG CCCGTGGACCAGGACTGGAATTCACCGTTGGTTACACTGTGCTTTGGCCTGTGTGTGCTGGGTCGCCGGGCCCTGGGAACAGCGTCACACAGTATGTCTGCCAG CCTGGAGCCCTTCCTCTATGGCCTGCACGCCCTGTTCAAGGGGGACTTCCGCATCACCTCTCCCCGTGACGAGTGGGTCTTTGCCGACATGGATCTGCTTCACCGAGTGGTAGCCCCTGGGGTTCGCATGGCCCTCAAGCTTCACCAG GACCATTTCACATCTCCTGATGAGTATGAGGAACCAGCAGCCCTGTATGACGCCATCGCGGCCAATGAGGAGCGGCTAGTCATCTCACATGAGGGGGACCCTGCCTGGCGCAGTGCCATCCTCAGCAACACCCCCTCCCTGCTGGCGCTGCGCCATGTCATGGACGACGCTTCTGACGAGTACAAGATCATCATGCTCAACAGGCGCCACCTCAGCTTCCGAGTCATCAAG GTAAACCGAGAGTGTGTGCGTGGGCTGTGGGCTGGGCAGCAACAAGAGCTGGTGTTCCTGCGCAACCGCAACCCTGAGCGCGGCAGCATCCAGAATGCCAAGCAGGCACTCCGCAACATGATCAATTCCTCCTGCGACCAGCCACTGGGATATCCCATCTACGTGTCACCTCTTACCACATCTCTGGCTGGTAGCCACCCCCAACTGCGGGCGCTGTGGGGTGGTCCTGTCAGCCTGGGTGCCATTGCCCGATGGCTCTTGCGCAGCTGGGAGAg ACTTCATAAGGGCTGTGGCGCTGGCTGTAATAGCGGAGGGAATGTGGATGACTCGGACTGTGGTGGGGGTGGCGGCCTGACCTCCCTCAGCAATCATCCGCCCTTGGCACACCCTACGCCTGAAAATGCAGCAG GCAGCAGTGAGCAGCCCCTCCCACCAGGTCCTAGCTGGGGACCACGGCCTTCCCTCAGTGGCTCTGGTGATGGGCGGCCCCCTCCTCTGCTGCAGTGGCCTCCCCCTCGGCTCCCTGGACCACCCCCTGCTTCACCTGCTCCCACTGAGGGTCCCCGGCCCTCAAGACCTTCTGGCCCTGCTCTCCTCAATTCTGAGGGACCCAGTGGGAAGTGGAGTCTGGGGGGTCGGAAGGGACTGGGAGGACCTGATGGGGAGCCAGCCTCAGGGAGCCCCAAAGGAGGCACCCCCAAATCTCAG GCCCCTCTAGACCTCAGCCTCAGTCCTGATGTCAGCTCTGAGGCCTCACCTGCCAGAACCACCCAGGACCTTCCTTGCTTGGACAGCAGTATTCCTGAGGGTTGCACACCCTCCGGTGCCCCAGGTGACTGGCCTGTCCCTGCTGAGGAACGCGAGAGCCCGGCTGCCCAGCCCTTGCTGGAGCATCAGTACTGA